A window of Exiguobacterium sp. Helios genomic DNA:
TGTCTCTTCTCCTGTTCCAACGGTCAATGGTGTTTTTTTAGACCAGGACGTGACGGCTTCCTGCACTTTCGGTTTTGCTTCTTTTCGTGTCAGTCCGCTGACTGGAACGGAACCGATTCGGGCGGTATCAGAAAAGTTTTCGATGACTGTTGCTTTGCCTGTAAAAGAAATCAAGGCAAATGAAGGAACATAGATTAGAGCAATTAACGCGACTAACAGCAACGTATGGACAGCAAAACGTTTGAAATTTATCATCATCTGTTTCCTTTCCGTATGAAATAACCATTTCAGGTGTCTAGTATTTCCATTATAATGAATATTATGATGAAACATAAGTCCTACCTGACAAATACTTTCTCTACGTGTGAATACATACCTTTTTTTAATTTTCAGTCCAGAAATCCTATTGATTTAGACATGAGGTGAATCCGTGCCAAACAAGCAAGCTGGTTTTTCATTAATTGAAGTATTAGTCAGTATTACGATTTTATCGATTATTTCTGTATCGTTAATCAGTATCTTTTCCCAGTCCCTCGCAGCGTCAAGGGACAGTACCGAATTGACGTTTGCCAATTATTTAGCAAAGAATGCCGCCTCCTATATCGAGCGGGAAGCTATCGAGACAGAATCCGGTCCCTTTGTTTTTGAAGATTTGAAGGAACAAGCACAACAAACGATTTATCAGAATGGTTCTTTTGAAATACCGACGCCGAACACGCCGTCATGTGGTGTATCGGCTATTTGTGACTCAATCTTCAACGATGCTGAAATAAATAATCTACCGTTTGATGTAAAGTTCAGTGTCACGCCCCGTAAGATTAACGGTGAAAACGATCCAAATCTGCTTGATTTGTATATTTATGTCTATCCGGATGGACAACCGGAGCCGATTACGTCTTTGAAAGGATCGATCACCAATGCGACGCTTAATCAAAGTTTTCCCTCAACGAAATGATGGCTTTTCGCTTGTCGAGTTGCTTGTCGCCATCGTCATCGCTGCTATTTTCAGTGCCGTCATTTTGACAGTATTCATCTCCGGTACAAAAAGTTTTCAAGCGACCGGTATCATCAGTGAATTGCGGAGCGAAGCAGACAGTTCGGTTGGTTTGATATTAAATGAAATCACAGGGTTTGATGCCATTCGAATCGACCAAGCAAACGAACTCGCATTCTACAAAAAAACGTTACCCAGTCTCAGTCAAGCAACCGGCTTACTTGAACGGTCGGCTGGTTTCGTCCCGTATAACGCGAATCAAGAAGATGTGGTCGAGCCCGTTACGTATAGATTCGACGATAAACAGACAGAACAAACGACCTTGATTTATAAGAGTCCGCTCGAAAACATCAATGAGCAGACGAGCATGCAAAAAACGTTTACCCTGTCCCGTCCGGAAACGGTCACGATTACGACAGGTGATTACCCCGGTGTCTATGTGGTCCACGGTATCTTAACGATCACCTTAACGATTCAGTCCGTCGATCAAGAAGAAACACAAACCCTCACAAGCACGATTGGCTTTTAAGAGAGAAAGGATGACCCATGCGAAAATCCGAAGAAGGTTATACTTTATTATTTGTATTAGTAACATTAACGGTGCTATCCGTTTTGGCTGTCGCGACGATTGGCATCAGTCTCCAATCCACACGACTGACAGAAATTCGTGGGACGAATATCGAAGTAGAATCAGCGACACAAAATGAATTGAAACAAGCGATTGCTGCTTTACAACAAATCGTCGCGACGACAGCCGGAACCAGTCCGACGAGTTCGTCGAAGGAGTTATTTAATGACCCGACCAATCAAATCATTTTAAAGCTTGCGACTGCAGCACCGAACGTCAAAGTGACATTAAATGAAGCCGCATCAAATGTCCGCGTCAAAGCCTTCGATTTGACGGCACAGGTTGAAGAAACAAAAGGCGATCAGCCGACGGTCCGGAAAAAGTATGCGCAACGTGTCTATTTGTCCGCTATTCCAAGTTTCTTATATTACATTCTAGGCTCTGATAATCAAGTCATTTTAAACGGTGCCCCGCGGATTCAAGGAAATGTCTTCTCCCGGCAACCGTTACAAGTATCCGCGTCACCAAACTTCATCTACAATGGCGCAACCGGCTCCTACACGGATAAAACAGCCCGTGCCTATATTGATGGTCAAGTCAAAGTCTTCCAGCCAAAGGATCAGCCTTTATTGAGCTGTCGTGACTTCTTATCTTGTGATACGAGTGTATTCGATCCGACCGTCAAGACAGACCTGATCGCAACGAAAGAAGCACTGGTGCCTTTCGATTTTGAATTTGCCTTGAATGATTTTTTAAATATTCCAAGTACAACACCACTTGCGACATTGCCCGGATATTTGCGGGCTCAACCTATCAAACAAGCTGTCTTAACGGGACCTTTTTTGAATGAACTCAGTACAGACAAACAGTTGATTCGTCCGGCACCAACAGAAAACAATACAGTGACAATCACTGATGATATCGTTAAAGCCTCCATGGAACCCCTCATCATTGATGGAAACTTAACCATTTCCTCTTTAAATCCGGTGAATCAACCACTTGAAATCAAACGCCCGATGATTGTTCTCGGTAATCTATTGATTCGAGGAAATGTCAGCTTTGCGACGACGATATTTTCGACGGGCTCGAGTCGACTCGATGATGCAAATATCCAAGGAATCGCCAGTTCGTCGAATCAAAATACGTTGATTCTTCTCAGTAAAGGAAGCCTGACGATTAATCGTGTGAATAAGTTTTCAACACCACAAACAACCAAACCTGATATGAGTGCTTTTTTATACAGTGATGATCCTGCCTTGAATCGAATTTATTCGGTCGGTTCTACGATGAACCTGCAAGGCGGAATCTTTACGAAAGGTATTCTCGAAGTCAATGCCTACCGTGGAACGCTGGATTTACCGGAAAACAGCTTCCCGCAAGATGTAACAGTACTCGAGACCTTGATGAAAGCCAAGCAATCCGCGGACGCTGAAAAATCCCGCCTTCGTCTGACCTATGACGCCAGTGTTCTTCAAAACCCGACGGCAATGCTTCCGCTCAGCCGAGCCGTTCAATTATATGTTGAAACACCTAAACGCCTTCCATGACATACAAAAACACGGCATCCTTTTTATGAGGATGTCGTGTTTTTTGTTACTTAAATGATTCTGCCCCGTAGTTGTTTGCTATTTTTTTAACTTGTTTCGTGTTTGCTGAGGCCCCACTCGTTTTTAACAATTGGTATAAGTCGGTCCGATTTTGTTTAACGGTCTCATAAATCGGTGGATCTGTTCCTTTGTCTGGAACAGCGCCTGCTGCGAGTAGCAACTCCATCGCTTCTTGATTTTGATCGACTGTCGCATAATAAAGCGGTGTATGACCAAATCGATCCAATTGATTCAGCTGACTTTTTGAAGCTTGTTTGACGAGTAAATCATAAGCATCAACAGAACGATTGATACTTGTTGCGACATGCAAAACATTTTGTTTGTTCTTATTTACTTGTTTCATCGAAGCGCCCGCCGCTAACCATTGTTTGACGATATCGGTCGGGGCAAACTGAGCGACATAAAACCAATTTTGTTGATTTTTGGCACTTGTCCGGTCTAACAAAACAAGTGCTTTTTCATACTCAAGCGTTTCTTGAAATTTCCGAATGTATCGGTTTCGTTCTTTTGTTGATAAATCAACCGTCGCTACAGCCTGTTGCAACTTAGTGGCATCACTCACCTTTAGGCTCTCTTCAAACGTTTGTTGATTTCGATAATCAATTAACAGATAGGTCGTTCCTCCAATTCCAACTAAGAACAGGAGAACGACGAGCATGATTTTTTTTCGTGTCACGTCGCTTGCTCCTCTTTAATACACATCCGTATCACTTTCTCCTGTTGATCCGTCAGATGAAATCGTGACTTTAAAGGTTGTCGTCAACGGTTGCTTCTCTTTTTCCCCGTCTTTCAATACTTCAAAAACACTCTTGTCTTCTTTTAAGGCAGTCACTTTGATTCGGGCAACACCCGGACGAAGAGCCTTTAGCGTCTGAGCAGTCGCATCCGTCTTGACGTATTCTTTTCCTTGCATGACTTCGAGACGATAGAAACGTTCTGTCGTCGTAACGGGCAACCAATTGAGAAGCGGGCGTTTTTGATCATCTTGTAACGTCATCGTCAAATCATTTGCCGTCAACGTCAATGGATTTTCACGCACATTGATTTTTGTTACAGCACGGGTATCCGGGAAGTCACTTAGTTGTAATACCGCATCGACTGGACCGTTTGGAGTCCCGGTCAATCCTTTGACGGTATATCCGGTACCGGTTGCAGTCAATTCAATGGCATCACTGATTTTAGAAAGAACAAACGGTAAGCGGATATCCGGCGAAAACGTTGCGGTCACATTTTGAGTCGTTCCCGCCCATAGTTCCAAGTTGCTTGGATTCACAGTTAGTTCCGGAACCTTGACTTCAATCGTATAAACTTGTGATTGCGCCAAGTAGGTCGTTGCGCCTGCTGTAGCTGGTACGACCGCCTGCACAGTCAGCATACCGGGTTTGACACCCGTTAAAGTCAACGTATCCGTTTCTTTTCCTTTCGATTCAACCGATCCAGGATTCGTCACTATCCATTTGATCGGTGCATCCGTTCCAGATAACATGATGGCATCCCCGGTCATTGCCTTCGTTTGTCCCACGTACAACACATTCGGAACGTCACGGACAATCAGTCCGCCAAATACATCATTGATGGTCAATTTAGAGGTTGCGACCAATTCTTTGCCATTTGCAACAGGGACAATCAATTTAATATCCGTCGTGCCGATTTTTTTCGGCACAATGATTCCCTCTTGGTTGATGGTTGCAATGTCCGTGTCTGCAATCGACCACTTCAACGTCCCGTATTCACTACCTGCTGGACTAATCTCCGGCAAAACTTTATAAGACGGTGTATTGAGATCGATACGAACCGAGGGAATTTTAGCTTCTGTTGCATACGATTTTGATAACGCATATCCTAGGACCTGGAAAGACTGTGTGTCATTCGCAACACTTGTGAATCGATCTCCGGTTGAATTGGAGCGATAGACGTTTTTATTTGATGTTAAAGTATTATCTTTTTTATCAAGTACATACGTTCCAGCATCTTCCTTTGCCCGAACAGTTACTTTAAACGTAATCTCCGATTGGCTCGAAATCCACTTACCTGAACCTATGTCTTCCCGGTATTCTATTCCTTTAAATGCTCCCGATACTGTTTGATTAGTCACAACTGCATCTTCTATACCGGTTGTCGATAAAATTTCAAGATTATTAGGAAGCAATTCTTTGAACTTAATGTCCTCCATTTTAACGACGTACGCTTCGTTATTTGAAACATTATCCCCGATTGCATATGTTCGTGAAATCGGTTCCGGTTTAATAGTATATGTGATGGTTGCCATTTCGCCTTGAGGAATTGTTGTAGGATTAATTGACCGCTGTAACGTAAAGGGCGAAGAAGATGACGGCTTAACCACTTGAACCGTTCGGGTTTCAATAGTTTTTGCGCCACGTTCATCTTCTGCCTCAATTCGAATAATCGCAGAAGTTTTCCCAACTAATTTAGCATCAAATGTTTGACTGACAAATGAGTTATTCTGAAGTTTATTGTTTTCGTATACTTTTTCGTTATCAATATAGATTCGTGTTTTTAGTACCCGATCGCGTAAGTCATAATCATTTACTTTATACGAAATCGTGAGTGGTTCATTGTTCAAATAACTTGCTTGATTGTTAGGCAAGATGTTTTTAATCAATGGTTTATGGTTTGCGCCAATGAATGCCCGGTACATCGTGTTCGAAAACAATTCTTTTTCCTGCTGTTGACTGAATGTCGAGGTATGTCCCGCACCTGAATAGGTAATGTTCCCTTTCGTATACATATAATAATGATTTCGGGCATCACCAATCGTTCGACCGGCATCCTGGTTCGAGGCGGCAACACTATTTTCGCGAATGTTATACCATGGAATTAAATCTGATTGCTCCAAGTCCAGTCCAAAGTACTGGTTATGTGTCGTTGCAATTAAGACACTGCTTCCTAACGTGAAGGGATAGGATGTCATGACACCATCATTTTGCTTGACCGCTTGTCCTGAAGTACGCGGCGCCGCATATCCCATGTTCGTAAAATTCTTTTGCCCTGCTAAATCAGCAAATTTCTTTTCCCAGAACAGCTCGGGAATCGTCGATTGATTTGGGCGAAAAATCGTGTCATGAGACAACATCAGTCCTTGCCCCGTATTTGTAAATCCAAGGATCGCATTTGATGCAGCATCACTCAAAGAAGCCGCTCCGTAAGAATCTTGGAAACCAAAAATCAACATATCGTAAGCTGTGTTTAAATTCTTAGTCGAATAGGTTTGATTAAATGTGTCTGCAGTGATCACTTCGACATTAAAGTCATAAAATCCATCCTGTTTCAATAACGTTCCAGTATTCATGAAGCCGTTAATCGATCCAGTCGTTCCACTCCGAGTCACTTGAAGAATTTTTGCTTCCGCAATCTGATCTTTCATCAAAAAACTACCGGTTTTATAATCTGTCAACCCGTCACTACTGGAAACGCGTATCATCCAGTTTCGTGGACCGGTATAGCTCGGAGCATTAAAATTATAGCTCAGCGTACCTGTTTTTCCAGCAGGCTTTTCATCCACTTTTTCCGACTCCTCAAATTGATCATTGCTGTCAAAATCAATGAAGAGTTGCGCTAGTTGGTTCGTATTTTCAACACTGGTCGTATAGGTAAAATCAATCGGTACGTTTGGAACAGCCGTCGTACTTTTATCAACGTCTGTCAAAACTGTTCCCTGTTGTTGCGCAGAAGCCCGCTCAAGACGAGGACGAACGATTTTCTGTGCTTTTAATTTTGTAATGATCGTCGCCATGTCGGTATAGACAGGTACATCTTTAAAAATCAAATTAAAATTGCTAGATGTTTGTGCTAAAACATCTTGATGCAAAAAGACTGGTAATCCTTTTTTGATGTATGCATTTTTAATTTCGTTCGCTTTTAACTTCGTAATATCATTTTCAATTTTATTTGTATTATGATTTTTTTTCGTATCCGAAATCGTCATCGAATAACGATCTGTACCCGAAAATGCAGACGAATCAAAGACAATCGCATCAAATGCTCCGTCAAGTGGAAAACGGGAGGCATTCAGTTCCTTAACGGTCATCATCTTAATTTCATATTTAGTTGTATCCAATCCCGTCAACATCGATGTGATGACAGTATTCGGATCGATGCGATTTGTTGCTGACCAGGCATCCCGGATTTCTAATATCTTAAACTTCTCTCCGGTTGCTGCCTTTGTATATGGTGGTTGTATATACGTAATACTAGTAAATATCAATAAGCTGACTAAAAACAGACGTACCCAACGTTTCATCTCCATCGTCTCCTCGTCTTAAGATCATGCAATCTAGGACTATATTACCCCACCATTAGTATACAAGGACTTTCAGCGTTTCCCCTTTTTTGTAAAAGACTGTGCCTTTAGTAATGTGCGAACCGTGCTGATGAAATAGAGCGATCCCGTGACGATGAGCGTCTTTTCCGTCGTATCCACTTCCTTGAAAAAACGGTTGAGTTCCATCGCATTCGCTCCGTCCATCTTCAATTCTTCAAGCGACCGCGCCCGTGGAAAATCAAACGTCGTTTCGTAGATATTCGGCGTCACTTCCTGCAACTGTCTGAGCATCGCTTCGCGGTCCTTGTCACGTAAAATCGAACACAGTACGAGAACCGGTTTTGACTCTTCCTTCAGTCGTTCAACCAGTGCCGTCACCCCTTCCGGATTATGGGCACCGTCCAAAATAATCCGCGGCTTGCGGGAGATGATCTCAAACCGTCCCGGATGCGTCGCATTCCGCAGTCCACGCCGGATTGCCGTTTTTGACCAGCCGAGTTGTTTTGCACAGACGACAGCGTTCGCCGCATTGTGGACTTGATGGATCCCTTCCAGCCCTAGACGTGTCTCGGGAATCCCTTCATAGGTCGCCCATGTGCCGGTCTCACTCAGCCGGTAATGCCGGATGACTTCCTGACTCCAGGACAGGCTCGCCTGCCGATCGCCACAATAGGCCATCAAAGGCACCGTTAATTCTTCCTGCAGTTTTCCCGCAATGACTCGTGTACCTTGTTTAATGATCCCGAACTTCTGTAAAGCAATCTCTTGGAGCGTATCTCCGAGAATCGCCTGATGATCGTGACCGATCGAAGTAATAATGGCGGCTTTCGGTTGCTTCAGGACATTCGTCGAATCATACAGACCGCCCAGTCCGACTTCATAAATGACGAAATCAGGACGAATCTGTTGAAAATGATAAAAGGCGAGTGCCGTCAGGGCTTCAAATTCCGTCACTGCCCCGATTACCGGTTCTAATTTCAGGATTGCAGCTTGAACCACATTAGCCGCCTCAACCAGATCCGCTTCACTGATCGGTACACCGTTCAACATGATTCGTTCCTCGAACTGAA
This region includes:
- a CDS encoding prepilin-type N-terminal cleavage/methylation domain-containing protein; the protein is MPNKQAGFSLIEVLVSITILSIISVSLISIFSQSLAASRDSTELTFANYLAKNAASYIEREAIETESGPFVFEDLKEQAQQTIYQNGSFEIPTPNTPSCGVSAICDSIFNDAEINNLPFDVKFSVTPRKINGENDPNLLDLYIYVYPDGQPEPITSLKGSITNATLNQSFPSTK
- a CDS encoding type II secretion system protein J, which gives rise to MRRLIKVFPQRNDGFSLVELLVAIVIAAIFSAVILTVFISGTKSFQATGIISELRSEADSSVGLILNEITGFDAIRIDQANELAFYKKTLPSLSQATGLLERSAGFVPYNANQEDVVEPVTYRFDDKQTEQTTLIYKSPLENINEQTSMQKTFTLSRPETVTITTGDYPGVYVVHGILTITLTIQSVDQEETQTLTSTIGF
- a CDS encoding type II secretion system protein, producing the protein MRKSEEGYTLLFVLVTLTVLSVLAVATIGISLQSTRLTEIRGTNIEVESATQNELKQAIAALQQIVATTAGTSPTSSSKELFNDPTNQIILKLATAAPNVKVTLNEAASNVRVKAFDLTAQVEETKGDQPTVRKKYAQRVYLSAIPSFLYYILGSDNQVILNGAPRIQGNVFSRQPLQVSASPNFIYNGATGSYTDKTARAYIDGQVKVFQPKDQPLLSCRDFLSCDTSVFDPTVKTDLIATKEALVPFDFEFALNDFLNIPSTTPLATLPGYLRAQPIKQAVLTGPFLNELSTDKQLIRPAPTENNTVTITDDIVKASMEPLIIDGNLTISSLNPVNQPLEIKRPMIVLGNLLIRGNVSFATTIFSTGSSRLDDANIQGIASSSNQNTLILLSKGSLTINRVNKFSTPQTTKPDMSAFLYSDDPALNRIYSVGSTMNLQGGIFTKGILEVNAYRGTLDLPENSFPQDVTVLETLMKAKQSADAEKSRLRLTYDASVLQNPTAMLPLSRAVQLYVETPKRLP
- a CDS encoding ankyrin repeat domain-containing protein → MTRKKIMLVVLLFLVGIGGTTYLLIDYRNQQTFEESLKVSDATKLQQAVATVDLSTKERNRYIRKFQETLEYEKALVLLDRTSAKNQQNWFYVAQFAPTDIVKQWLAAGASMKQVNKNKQNVLHVATSINRSVDAYDLLVKQASKSQLNQLDRFGHTPLYYATVDQNQEAMELLLAAGAVPDKGTDPPIYETVKQNRTDLYQLLKTSGASANTKQVKKIANNYGAESFK
- a CDS encoding DUF5057 domain-containing protein; the encoded protein is MKRWVRLFLVSLLIFTSITYIQPPYTKAATGEKFKILEIRDAWSATNRIDPNTVITSMLTGLDTTKYEIKMMTVKELNASRFPLDGAFDAIVFDSSAFSGTDRYSMTISDTKKNHNTNKIENDITKLKANEIKNAYIKKGLPVFLHQDVLAQTSSNFNLIFKDVPVYTDMATIITKLKAQKIVRPRLERASAQQQGTVLTDVDKSTTAVPNVPIDFTYTTSVENTNQLAQLFIDFDSNDQFEESEKVDEKPAGKTGTLSYNFNAPSYTGPRNWMIRVSSSDGLTDYKTGSFLMKDQIAEAKILQVTRSGTTGSINGFMNTGTLLKQDGFYDFNVEVITADTFNQTYSTKNLNTAYDMLIFGFQDSYGAASLSDAASNAILGFTNTGQGLMLSHDTIFRPNQSTIPELFWEKKFADLAGQKNFTNMGYAAPRTSGQAVKQNDGVMTSYPFTLGSSVLIATTHNQYFGLDLEQSDLIPWYNIRENSVAASNQDAGRTIGDARNHYYMYTKGNITYSGAGHTSTFSQQQEKELFSNTMYRAFIGANHKPLIKNILPNNQASYLNNEPLTISYKVNDYDLRDRVLKTRIYIDNEKVYENNKLQNNSFVSQTFDAKLVGKTSAIIRIEAEDERGAKTIETRTVQVVKPSSSSPFTLQRSINPTTIPQGEMATITYTIKPEPISRTYAIGDNVSNNEAYVVKMEDIKFKELLPNNLEILSTTGIEDAVVTNQTVSGAFKGIEYREDIGSGKWISSQSEITFKVTVRAKEDAGTYVLDKKDNTLTSNKNVYRSNSTGDRFTSVANDTQSFQVLGYALSKSYATEAKIPSVRIDLNTPSYKVLPEISPAGSEYGTLKWSIADTDIATINQEGIIVPKKIGTTDIKLIVPVANGKELVATSKLTINDVFGGLIVRDVPNVLYVGQTKAMTGDAIMLSGTDAPIKWIVTNPGSVESKGKETDTLTLTGVKPGMLTVQAVVPATAGATTYLAQSQVYTIEVKVPELTVNPSNLELWAGTTQNVTATFSPDIRLPFVLSKISDAIELTATGTGYTVKGLTGTPNGPVDAVLQLSDFPDTRAVTKINVRENPLTLTANDLTMTLQDDQKRPLLNWLPVTTTERFYRLEVMQGKEYVKTDATAQTLKALRPGVARIKVTALKEDKSVFEVLKDGEKEKQPLTTTFKVTISSDGSTGESDTDVY
- a CDS encoding folylpolyglutamate synthase/dihydrofolate synthase family protein, coding for MRTREDVLEWLSALLAFGIKPGLSRMNAVLAELAIDPDAIPTIHVAGTNGKGSTVAFLREMGVAEGLQIGTFTSPYIIQFEERIMLNGVPISEADLVEAANVVQAAILKLEPVIGAVTEFEALTALAFYHFQQIRPDFVIYEVGLGGLYDSTNVLKQPKAAIITSIGHDHQAILGDTLQEIALQKFGIIKQGTRVIAGKLQEELTVPLMAYCGDRQASLSWSQEVIRHYRLSETGTWATYEGIPETRLGLEGIHQVHNAANAVVCAKQLGWSKTAIRRGLRNATHPGRFEIISRKPRIILDGAHNPEGVTALVERLKEESKPVLVLCSILRDKDREAMLRQLQEVTPNIYETTFDFPRARSLEELKMDGANAMELNRFFKEVDTTEKTLIVTGSLYFISTVRTLLKAQSFTKKGKR